The proteins below are encoded in one region of Limnochorda pilosa:
- a CDS encoding ABC transporter substrate-binding protein yields MRSWTGSAAIGGGVWAARLRAAVVLAGIFLGAAAVAVHPAAAQPDQAEAQDPPGPAVERLVFRAFDVDRAPRELEAGQMDLYLYSLKTAAARRLEGNTSFRLYQAPATSVSLLLNPAPAPEGELNPFALPEVRRAVQYVVDRTFIARDIYQGMAVPMITHVSRQDPDYLTVYDLDRGSGLTYDPEYARRLIAEAMKAAGAERVGGIWRYRGRPVVVKLIARVEDERREIGDLVRSELEQAGFQVAMAYLPFAAAVLTVYSSDPQAFQWHLYTEGWGRSAPQRYDFATVNQMTAAWMGNMPGWQEVGFWQYRHPELDELGKRLFRGEFTSLEERNRIYRRMTELGLEESVRIWLVTVVNSFPASTALADVTLDLVAGPRSPWTLRAARVPGREDLVVGNQWVWTERTTWNPVGGFGDVYSIDVWRNLYDPPLWNHPFTGRPMPFRADFEVKTAGPEGKLEVPEDAVLWNAGEDRWAPVGPGTQAASRVTFDYSRYVGSRWHHGQPVTLADLLYSVAQGWELAYDRDKARIEVALGVTARPYLETFRGFRLLDDHRLEVYVDYWHFDPSTIASYASPGGLSMPWEVLAALDDLVFAQRRAAYSDTAAARFNVPWLSLVMERDARLVQRTLRTLLREKRVPEGVFEVGGQSLVTPEEAAARYQAALDWFDRHGHLVISNGPFYLAAYDPPAQYAELRAFRDPSYPFEPGDWRFGAPPELAIELPGPGGGRPALRPGEPLTLEVAVRGPGRLGLRYLLVDPATRQVVAQGEAAPVDGGADRAVETGRSAEAAGTDRFRITLAPETTAQLFPGLYQLHLAAFSDALARLEEAELDVEVEP; encoded by the coding sequence ATGAGGTCGTGGACGGGGTCGGCCGCGATCGGGGGCGGGGTGTGGGCAGCCCGCCTGCGGGCGGCCGTGGTGCTGGCGGGGATCTTCCTGGGGGCTGCGGCCGTGGCCGTACACCCTGCGGCGGCCCAGCCGGACCAGGCCGAAGCCCAGGACCCGCCCGGCCCTGCGGTGGAGCGGCTGGTCTTCCGCGCCTTCGACGTGGACAGGGCCCCCCGAGAGCTGGAGGCCGGCCAGATGGACCTCTACCTCTACAGCCTGAAGACCGCGGCCGCCCGGCGGTTGGAGGGCAACACCTCCTTCCGTCTCTACCAGGCGCCGGCCACGTCGGTCTCGCTCCTGCTCAACCCGGCACCCGCCCCCGAGGGCGAGCTGAACCCCTTCGCCCTGCCCGAGGTGCGGAGGGCGGTGCAGTACGTGGTGGACCGGACCTTCATCGCCCGCGACATCTACCAGGGGATGGCTGTGCCCATGATCACCCACGTGAGCCGCCAGGACCCGGACTACCTCACGGTCTACGACCTGGACCGGGGCTCAGGCCTGACCTACGACCCGGAGTACGCCCGCCGGCTCATCGCCGAGGCCATGAAGGCGGCAGGGGCCGAGCGGGTGGGCGGAATCTGGCGGTACCGGGGGCGTCCGGTGGTGGTGAAGCTCATCGCCCGGGTGGAGGACGAGCGCCGGGAGATCGGCGACCTGGTCCGCTCGGAGCTGGAGCAGGCGGGCTTCCAGGTGGCCATGGCGTACCTGCCCTTCGCGGCCGCCGTGCTCACGGTCTACTCCTCGGACCCCCAGGCCTTCCAGTGGCACCTGTACACCGAGGGCTGGGGCCGCTCGGCCCCCCAGCGCTACGACTTCGCCACGGTGAACCAGATGACCGCAGCCTGGATGGGCAACATGCCAGGCTGGCAGGAGGTGGGCTTCTGGCAGTACCGGCACCCGGAGCTGGACGAGCTGGGCAAGCGACTCTTCCGGGGCGAGTTCACGAGCCTGGAGGAGCGGAACCGCATCTACCGGCGCATGACCGAGCTGGGGTTGGAAGAGTCCGTACGGATCTGGCTGGTGACGGTGGTGAACAGCTTCCCGGCCAGCACGGCCCTGGCGGACGTCACCCTGGACCTGGTGGCCGGCCCCCGCTCGCCCTGGACCCTCCGGGCGGCCCGGGTCCCCGGACGGGAGGACCTGGTGGTGGGCAACCAGTGGGTCTGGACCGAGCGGACCACCTGGAACCCCGTGGGCGGCTTCGGCGACGTGTACAGCATCGACGTCTGGCGCAACCTCTACGACCCGCCCCTCTGGAACCACCCCTTCACCGGCAGGCCCATGCCCTTCCGGGCGGACTTCGAGGTGAAGACGGCGGGCCCCGAGGGCAAGCTGGAGGTGCCGGAAGACGCGGTCCTCTGGAATGCGGGCGAGGACCGCTGGGCGCCCGTGGGACCTGGCACCCAGGCGGCCAGCCGGGTGACCTTCGACTACAGTCGCTACGTGGGGAGCCGCTGGCACCACGGCCAGCCCGTCACCCTCGCCGACCTGCTCTACTCGGTGGCGCAAGGGTGGGAGCTGGCCTACGATCGCGACAAGGCCCGTATCGAGGTGGCCCTGGGCGTGACCGCCCGGCCCTATCTGGAGACCTTCCGGGGCTTCCGGCTCCTGGACGACCACCGGCTCGAGGTATACGTGGACTACTGGCACTTCGACCCGAGCACCATCGCCTCCTACGCCAGCCCCGGCGGCCTCAGCATGCCCTGGGAGGTCCTGGCGGCCCTGGACGACCTGGTCTTCGCCCAGCGGAGGGCCGCCTACAGCGACACGGCCGCGGCCCGCTTCAACGTACCCTGGCTCAGCCTGGTGATGGAGCGCGACGCCCGCCTGGTGCAGCGCACGCTCCGCACCCTGCTCCGGGAGAAGCGGGTTCCCGAGGGTGTCTTCGAGGTGGGCGGCCAGAGCCTGGTCACCCCTGAGGAGGCTGCGGCCCGCTACCAGGCGGCCCTGGACTGGTTCGACCGCCACGGCCACCTGGTGATCAGCAACGGCCCCTTCTACCTGGCCGCCTACGACCCGCCCGCCCAGTACGCGGAGCTGCGGGCTTTCCGGGACCCCTCCTACCCCTTCGAGCCCGGTGACTGGCGCTTCGGAGCGCCGCCCGAGCTTGCCATCGAGCTGCCTGGCCCAGGCGGCGGGCGGCCGGCCCTCCGCCCCGGCGAGCCCCTTACCCTGGAGGTGGCGGTGCGTGGGCCCGGCCGGCTCGGTCTCCGCTACCTGCTGGTGGACCCGGCCACACGCCAGGTGGTCGCGCAGGGCGAGGCGGCCCCGGTCGACGGTGGGGCCGATCGGGCCGTCGAAACAGGCAGATCCGCGGAGGCCGCCGGGACAGACCGCTTCCGCATCACCCTCGCTCCTGAGACGACCGCCCAGCTCTTCCCCGGCCTCTACCAGCTCCACCTGGCGGCCTTCAGCGATGCCCTGGCCCGGCTGGAGGAGGCAGAGTTGGACGTGGAGGTGGAACCTTAG
- a CDS encoding ABC transporter permease produces MPQAVRPLLGRALSLLGVLVVVQLLVVVSLGATGYSDRMLQAVISEELRALRPALAQTVRDPDQLEQALAARRQELAASYGLDRPWYRRLPALAARVFTLDLGNAHTLRSFTGSSRIRDIVLERLPNTALLVTTAVVITAAAGIPLGARLALRAGSRLDRVASFLAATSYAVPAWWLAILLILAFAFGLGLLPSGGMYSAPPPPPGLGRFLDLARHAVLPVVTLVAASLGPYVYVVRTMTLSVAQEEHVEVARAKGIPEALIARRHILRVAGPPIVTGLVLGLAGSLGGSILVETVFNWQGMGRLYYDAIVATPDERVIVALTFMYTLLYVAARMVLEVLYVLLDPRVRYG; encoded by the coding sequence ATGCCCCAGGCGGTAAGGCCCCTGCTGGGGCGGGCCCTCTCGCTCCTGGGGGTGCTGGTGGTGGTGCAGCTCCTGGTGGTGGTGAGCCTGGGGGCCACCGGCTACTCGGACCGGATGCTGCAGGCGGTGATCAGCGAGGAGCTGCGGGCGTTGCGGCCGGCCCTGGCCCAGACGGTACGGGACCCGGATCAGCTCGAGCAGGCCCTGGCGGCGCGCCGGCAGGAGCTGGCCGCCTCCTACGGGCTGGACCGGCCCTGGTACCGGCGCCTGCCCGCCCTGGCCGCCCGTGTCTTCACCCTGGACCTGGGCAACGCCCACACGCTCCGGAGCTTCACGGGCAGCAGCCGCATCCGCGACATCGTGCTGGAGCGGCTCCCCAACACCGCGCTCCTGGTCACCACGGCCGTGGTGATCACCGCGGCGGCGGGCATCCCGCTGGGGGCCCGGCTCGCCCTTCGGGCCGGTAGCCGGCTGGACCGGGTGGCAAGCTTCCTCGCGGCCACCTCCTACGCCGTGCCCGCCTGGTGGCTGGCCATCCTCCTCATCCTCGCCTTCGCCTTCGGCCTGGGCCTCCTGCCCTCGGGGGGCATGTACAGCGCGCCGCCCCCGCCGCCGGGGTTGGGGCGGTTCCTGGACCTGGCGCGCCACGCGGTGCTGCCCGTGGTCACCCTGGTGGCGGCCAGCCTGGGCCCCTACGTCTACGTGGTGCGCACCATGACCCTCAGCGTCGCCCAGGAGGAGCACGTGGAGGTGGCCCGCGCCAAGGGGATCCCCGAGGCCCTGATCGCCCGGCGCCACATCCTGCGCGTGGCCGGCCCGCCCATCGTCACCGGCCTGGTGCTGGGGCTCGCAGGCTCCCTGGGGGGCTCGATCCTGGTGGAGACGGTCTTCAACTGGCAGGGCATGGGCCGCCTCTACTACGACGCGATCGTCGCGACTCCCGATGAGCGGGTGATCGTGGCCCTCACCTTCATGTACACGCTCCTCTACGTGGCGGCCCGGATGGTGCTGGAGGTCCTCTACGTCCTCCTCGACCCCCGGGTGAGGTACGGCTGA
- a CDS encoding ABC transporter permease: protein MDVRRLVRELWAGAPGRAGLILLTLLMLASLYVAVAYPADFGTARWASPAVWADLPKAAPPAWTQLLAGRRRVEHQVLEATAPAAVEEAGAYRTQVFELPFLHRADEAPTFLSLALEDVTYHARPPLVSVSLLRPDGHEITLYRQVVAGPRPGERSPYRRYVESPLRVVLSSEARAAEAVNTFLRQTYGAAPAAPGKSLAMRSGLTAALFGVPAESGGFQVLKGPYRARVRVTVQDARDTVGRVRLAVGGSVYGLMGTDALGRDLAQGLLFGLPVALLIGLATSTVSTGLGTALGLLSGYVGGRVDTAIQRAADVVANVPVLPLLIFMVFIGGTQLWLILLVLVAFSWPGLTIVVRSMALQLRGREEVEAARALGASRLRVMWRHVFPHAAAYVVAQMVFFAPSAILAEAGLSFLGLGDPSIPTWGQILEDGFRTGAVFLGYWWWVVPPGLLIVVTAVTFMLLALGLEPAVDPRLRGNRPWRS, encoded by the coding sequence ATGGACGTGCGCCGACTGGTCCGGGAGCTCTGGGCCGGGGCTCCCGGCCGGGCGGGCCTGATCCTCCTGACCCTGCTGATGCTGGCCTCCCTCTACGTAGCGGTCGCGTACCCCGCCGACTTCGGCACCGCCCGCTGGGCGAGCCCGGCCGTCTGGGCGGACCTGCCCAAGGCGGCGCCGCCCGCGTGGACCCAGCTCTTGGCGGGCCGGCGGCGGGTCGAGCACCAGGTCCTGGAGGCGACGGCGCCGGCGGCCGTAGAAGAGGCCGGCGCCTACCGGACCCAGGTCTTCGAGCTTCCCTTCCTCCACCGGGCGGACGAGGCGCCCACCTTCCTCTCCCTCGCCCTCGAGGACGTGACCTACCACGCCCGGCCACCCCTGGTGAGCGTCTCCCTTCTGCGCCCCGACGGGCACGAGATCACCCTCTACCGGCAGGTGGTGGCCGGCCCCCGCCCCGGCGAGCGCTCCCCCTACCGGCGGTACGTGGAGAGCCCGCTCCGGGTGGTCCTGAGCTCTGAGGCGCGGGCGGCGGAGGCCGTGAACACCTTCCTCCGGCAGACCTACGGCGCCGCGCCAGCCGCGCCCGGGAAGAGCCTGGCGATGCGGAGTGGGCTCACGGCGGCGCTCTTCGGCGTGCCCGCGGAGAGCGGCGGCTTCCAGGTGCTGAAGGGCCCATACCGGGCCCGGGTGCGGGTGACGGTGCAGGACGCCCGAGACACGGTGGGCCGGGTGCGGCTGGCGGTGGGCGGATCGGTGTACGGGCTCATGGGTACCGACGCATTGGGGCGGGACCTGGCCCAGGGCCTTCTCTTCGGGCTTCCGGTGGCGCTCCTCATCGGCCTGGCCACCTCCACGGTGAGCACGGGGCTGGGCACCGCCCTGGGGCTCCTGAGCGGGTACGTGGGCGGGCGGGTGGACACGGCCATCCAGCGGGCCGCCGACGTGGTGGCCAACGTGCCGGTCCTTCCCCTCTTGATCTTCATGGTCTTCATCGGAGGCACGCAGCTCTGGCTGATCCTCTTGGTGCTGGTCGCCTTCAGCTGGCCGGGGCTCACGATCGTGGTCCGCTCCATGGCCCTCCAGCTCCGGGGCCGGGAGGAGGTGGAGGCGGCCCGGGCGCTGGGGGCCTCCCGCCTCCGGGTGATGTGGCGCCACGTCTTCCCCCACGCGGCGGCGTACGTGGTGGCCCAGATGGTCTTCTTCGCCCCGTCGGCCATCCTGGCCGAGGCCGGCCTGAGCTTTCTCGGGCTGGGGGACCCCTCCATCCCCACCTGGGGGCAGATCCTGGAGGACGGCTTCCGCACGGGGGCGGTCTTCCTCGGCTACTGGTGGTGGGTGGTGCCGCCGGGGCTCCTGATCGTGGTGACGGCGGTCACCTTCATGCTCCTGGCCCTGGGCCTCGAGCCGGCGGTCGATCCGAGGCTGAGGGGGAACCGGCCGTGGCGCTCCTAG
- a CDS encoding dipeptide ABC transporter ATP-binding protein — translation MALLEVRGLTLHYAGSEGPVPAVDSLSLSIAGPGEALGLIGDSGSGKTTLARVLIRSLPRQVARLEGRVLLGGRDVLALPEETFRLEVRWKQIAVVFQGALSAFNPVLRVGFQVAERMLLEGTPRAEAEARARALLEQVGLPGESFRRYPHELSGGMRQRAAIAMALSLGPKLLVLDEPTSALDVSVQAQIMNLLKRLKWETGLSMLFITHDLALASDLCDRIAVLQEGRLLECGTADQVLTAPRHPHTRALLARVPRLHGPEGAGGGEAGAGRKEVLLALEDMHVHFQARRGLLRAETVRALDGVTLEVRRGEALAVVGESGSGKTTLGRATLGLVTPAGGWVRFDGQELAGLDARGLKAFRRRAQAVFQDPYASLSPYMSVQEIVEEPLLVHGPVEPAERRQRALEALAAVGLDPPEAFADRYPHGLSGGQRQRVAIARAMVLDPEYLVADEPVSMVDASQRAEILDVLRALRADRDLTLLYITHDLASARHFADRIAALYLGSVVELAPAGTLVEQPLHPYTRSLLQAVPEPDPANRTRLRPVVPGEPPSAARVPPGCPFHPRCPEAIAGWCEVERPRLLPARPDHWVACHLHEAGGATGAQVRVERAQEEGAIPSHLEPHRLALALVALARGVSRLYVEFQGEVDPQQLFDVVFDALAR, via the coding sequence GTGGCGCTCCTAGAGGTGCGGGGGCTCACCCTCCACTACGCCGGGTCCGAGGGGCCCGTGCCTGCGGTGGACTCCCTCTCCCTCTCGATCGCAGGGCCGGGGGAGGCGCTGGGCCTCATCGGCGACTCGGGGAGCGGCAAGACCACCCTGGCCCGGGTGCTCATCCGCAGCCTCCCCCGGCAGGTGGCCCGGCTGGAGGGCCGGGTGCTGTTGGGCGGCCGGGACGTGCTGGCCCTGCCCGAGGAGACCTTCCGGCTGGAGGTGCGGTGGAAGCAGATCGCCGTGGTCTTCCAGGGGGCCCTGAGCGCTTTCAACCCAGTCCTGCGGGTGGGATTCCAGGTGGCCGAGCGGATGCTCCTGGAGGGCACGCCGCGAGCCGAGGCCGAGGCCCGGGCCCGGGCGCTGCTGGAACAGGTAGGCCTGCCCGGAGAGTCCTTCCGCCGGTACCCCCACGAGCTCTCGGGCGGCATGCGCCAGCGGGCGGCCATCGCCATGGCCCTGAGCCTGGGGCCGAAGCTCTTGGTCCTGGACGAACCCACCTCCGCCCTGGACGTGAGCGTGCAGGCCCAGATCATGAACCTGCTGAAGCGGCTCAAGTGGGAGACGGGCCTCTCCATGCTCTTCATCACGCACGACCTGGCCCTGGCCAGCGACCTCTGTGACCGGATCGCGGTCCTGCAGGAGGGACGGCTCCTGGAGTGCGGCACCGCCGACCAGGTGCTGACCGCACCCCGCCACCCCCACACCCGCGCCCTGCTCGCCCGGGTGCCCCGGCTCCACGGGCCGGAAGGGGCAGGGGGCGGGGAGGCTGGAGCCGGGCGTAAGGAGGTCCTGCTGGCCCTGGAGGACATGCACGTCCACTTCCAAGCCCGCCGCGGGCTCCTCCGTGCCGAGACGGTGCGAGCCCTGGACGGGGTGACCCTGGAGGTGCGGCGGGGTGAAGCCCTGGCGGTAGTGGGGGAGTCCGGCAGCGGCAAGACCACCCTGGGCCGGGCCACCCTGGGGCTGGTGACACCCGCGGGCGGGTGGGTGCGCTTCGACGGGCAGGAGCTGGCCGGCCTCGACGCCCGTGGCCTCAAGGCCTTCCGCCGTCGGGCCCAGGCCGTCTTCCAGGATCCCTACGCGAGCCTCAGCCCTTACATGAGCGTGCAGGAGATCGTGGAGGAGCCGCTCCTGGTCCACGGGCCGGTGGAACCGGCGGAGCGGCGGCAGCGAGCCCTGGAGGCGCTGGCGGCCGTGGGGCTCGATCCACCGGAGGCCTTCGCGGACCGGTACCCCCACGGGCTCTCGGGCGGGCAGCGCCAGCGGGTGGCCATCGCCCGGGCCATGGTGCTGGATCCCGAGTACCTGGTGGCCGACGAGCCCGTCTCCATGGTGGACGCCTCCCAGCGGGCGGAGATCCTGGACGTGCTGCGGGCCCTGCGGGCCGATCGGGACCTCACCCTCCTCTACATCACCCACGACCTGGCCAGCGCCCGGCACTTCGCGGACCGCATCGCCGCCCTCTACCTGGGGAGCGTGGTGGAGCTCGCACCGGCCGGAACGCTGGTGGAGCAGCCCCTGCACCCCTACACCCGGAGCCTCCTCCAGGCCGTTCCCGAGCCGGATCCCGCCAACCGCACCCGCCTCCGGCCCGTGGTGCCCGGCGAGCCGCCCAGCGCCGCCCGCGTCCCGCCGGGCTGCCCCTTCCACCCCCGCTGCCCCGAGGCGATCGCCGGGTGGTGCGAGGTGGAGCGGCCCCGGCTCCTGCCGGCGCGGCCCGATCACTGGGTGGCGTGCCACCTCCATGAGGCCGGTGGAGCCACCGGGGCCCAGGTTCGTGTGGAGCGGGCCCAGGAGGAGGGGGCCATCCCGAGCCACCTGGAGCCGCATCGGCTCGCCCTGGCTCTCGTCGCGCTGGCCAGGGGCGTCAGCCGACTCTACGTGGAGTTCCAGGGCGAGGTGGACCCCCAGCAGCTCTTCGATGTGGTCTTCGATGCTCTTGCCCGTTGA